The Pseudomonas cucumis sequence GATATGGCCCGCCCGGCATAGTCCGGCCCGACGATATCCACTGCGGTTTCACTGGCCAACGCCCAGAACACCGGCAACCCCAGCGCCGGAATCAATCGCGCAATGGCCATCACCCCGATGTTCGGCGCCAGTGCCGCCAGCGTGTTGGCCAGGCCGAACATGATCAGCACGCTGATAAACAGTTTGCGCCGTTCAAACCTTGCAAAGTATGCGGTCAGGAACGGTCCGAAAGCGGCCACGGTAAAGGCGAACAGGGTCACCAGCAAACCCGCTTGAGGGATGCTGACGTCCAGATCACGGGCGATTGCCGGCAACAGGCCGACGATGATGAATTCCGTGGTCAGCACCGTAAAACCGGCGGCGGACAACAGAAGAATGGGCAACAGCATGCAGAACTCCAGGAAAACGACGACACCAGCGACAGCCCGAAGGCTCACTGGCAGAACTTGAAAATGAGGATGGCGAAGCTTAACAGAGTGTTTCCGGACGAGGTTGCACGAACCTGCAAATCGCGTTGATCAATCGGGTGGCAGATCGTCACAGGTCTGAAGGATCACGACTACGCTGTGATAAAGTCCGCGGCCTGCGGTACTTATACTTTGCTCATCGGCCATTCATTGGCATTGATGTAGCGACCCTTCGGTTCCCTCCATGTGGCCTGCCCGGCTTTTTGCTGCATGAGCGGAACCCTGCACCCTAATAAAATCAGAGATGCCGTTATGACCGCTTTATCCCCTTCTCTCATGCAACGCCTGAAACGCAGCAGCCTGGTCACGCAAATCATCATCGGCCTGATCGCCGGGATTGCCTTGGCGTTGCTCGCGCCTGAGCTGGCCAAGTCCACCGCCTTCATTGGCAAAGTGTTCGTGTCGGCGCTCAAGGCTGTCGCGCCGGTTCTGGTGTTCGTGCTGGTCATGGCTTCGATTGCCAACCATAAGCACGGCCAGGAAACCCATATCCGGCCGATCCTGTTTCTGTACCTGCTGGGCACCTTCGCGGCAGCCGTGGTGGCGGTGGTCGCCAGTACGCTGTTTCCGTCGAGTCTGGTGTTGGCCACCCAGGATGTTGCGGTGACCGCACCAGGCGGCATCAGTGAAGTGCTGCAAAGCCTGGCACTGAGCGTGGTCGATAACCCGGTCAGTGCGCTGATGAACGCCAACTTCATCGGCATTCTCGCTTGGGCCATCGGCATGGGTATCGCGATCCGCCATGCCGGCGCAACCACCCGTGAGGTGCTGGGCGATTTGTCCAATGGCGTGACGGTTATCGTACGGGTGGTGATTCGCTTTGCACCGCTGGGGATCTTCGGCCTGGTGGCCTCGACCCTCGCCACCTCTGGATTCGGCGCCTTGATCGGTTACATGCATCTGCTGGCCGTGTTGCTGGGCTGCATGCTGTTCGTGGCACTGGTGATGAACCCCGCCATTGTGTTCTGGAAGTTGCGTCGCAACCCGTATCCGCTGGTATTCACTTGCCTGCGTGAGAGCGGCATCACTGCCTTCTTCACTCGCAGTTCGGCGGCGAACATTCCAGTCAACCTGGAATTGAGCAAGCGCCTGGGCCTGCACGAAGATACCTATTCGGTGTCGATCCCGCTCGGCGCCACCATCAACATGGCCGGCGCAGCAATCACCATCACCGTGCTGACCCTGGCCGCCGTGCACACCCTGGGCATCGCCGTGGATATTCCGACGGCCATCCTGCTCAGCATCGTCGCAGCGATCTGTGCCTGTGGCGCCTCGGGCGTGGCTGGCGGTTCGCTGTTGCTGATTCCACTGGCGTGCAGCCTGTTCGGCATCCCGAGCGAAATCGCCATGCAGGTGGTGGCGGTCGGCTTCATCATCGGTGTATTGCAGGACTCGGCGGAAACCGCGCTGAACTCCTCCACCGACGTGCTGTTCACCGCGGCGGCGTGCCAGGGTGAGGAACAGAAGACCCGGGAAGCCCGGGAAGCCCAGCGTTTGGCGTAACAACGCACCTACAGAAGGCGTGACAAAAAAAAGCCCGCCAAGGCTTACACCTTGGCGGGCTTTTTTGTACCTGGCGGTTTAGAACGCGCCCATGTAATCGCGCTTGCCCACTTCCACACCGTTGTGACGCAGCAGTGCGTAAGCAGTGGTCACGTGGAAGAAGAACTGTGGCAGACCGTAGCTCAGCAGGTAAGCCTGGCCAGTGAAGCGCTTCTCTTTAGGCGTGCCTGGACGGGTAACGATCTCGATGCCTTCCTTGCCGTCGATCTGCTCTGGCTTGATCTCACCGATGAAGGCCAGAACCTTGGCGATCAATGCTTGCAGTTCGGCGAAGGTGGTTTCGGTGTCATCGTATTTCGGCAGTTCGACTTCAGCCAGACGCGCCGAAACGCCTTTGGCGAAATCAACGGCGATCTGCACCTGGCGTACCAGCGGGAACATGTCCGGGTACAGACGGGCTTGCAGGAATGCGTTCGGATCGATGTTTTTCGCGGTAGCGTGGGCTTCGGCCTTGCTCAGGTTGTTGCTCAGGGCATTGAGCATTTGCTGGAAAACCGGAACGGATGCGGCGTACAGGGAAATAGTCATGATGGTCTCGTGTGGTGACAGGAGTAAAAACGTGGAGCGATTATAGCCATGCCCGACCGCCCTGCGGCTTGTCTTTTATCCTGCAAGGATTAGGCTAGGCGGCTTCGACTGCATGCTTCGACTGCATAGGGAAAAGCGCGATGAGCACTGAGCAAGAAACGACCTCCGACGAACCGCGGCTCAACAGCACGGAAATCCGCATTCTGGGCTCGTTGATCGAGAAACAGGCCACCAGCCCGGAAACCTATCCGCTGACGCTCAATGCGCTGGTGATTGCCTGTAACCAGAAAACCAGCCGCGAACCGGTGATGAACCTCAGCCAGGGCCAGGTCGGCCAGAGCCTGCGCGTGCTGGAAGGTCGCGGTTTTACCAGACTGGTAATGGGCAGCCGTGCCGACCGCTGGGAGCATCGGGTCGACAAGGCGCTGGAACTGGTGCCGGCGCAGGTGATTCTGACCGGGCTGTTGTTCCTGCGCGGCCCGCAGACGGTCAACGAACTGCTGACCCGTAGCGGCCGCATGCATGATTTTGAAGATGCCGAGCAAGTGATGCATCAGCTGGAGCGCTTGATCGCCAGAGGCCTGGCGCTGTTGATTCCGCGTCAGGCCGGCCAGCGCGAAGACCGTTATATGCATGCACTGGGCGATCCGGCGGATATCGAAACGATCCTGGCTGCCCGACAGAATCCGGCGGAACGTGGCACCAGTGGCGGGGTGTCGGTTGAGCGGATCGAAGAGCTTGAAGCGCGGATTGCGGCGCTGGAAGAGCGCTTGGCACGCCTCGAATAATCCGCACCGTACTTGTAGCAGCTGCTACAAGATACGTTGTGCCTGAATGGCTACTCGCCGTCCCAATAATCCACACCATCGGCCTGCCTGGCGACGGCAACGAAGCCCGAAGCATTGCCTTGGGCATCGACCTTGAAGTCGTCCATCACCACGTATTTGCCGGAATCCGGGTATTCGCAAATGTCAGGTGATTGCTGGCTGCTGACTGCCAGATAGCGCAATTCGCCGTTGCTGGTGTTGATGATCTGGTGTGCAGCTTCAGGTCCGCCCGCGGGGCAGGCGATTACGTCACCGGCGCGGATCGGAAAGCGTTCGGCGCCAAGGCGAACTTCCCCTTCCCCGGCCACGATATAGAACATCTCCTCGTTGACCCGATGGTTATGAAAAGGACTGCCACGCATGCCTGGCTCCAGGGCGTACAACCGATAACCCAGCTTTTGCGCGCCCAATTGCTGGCCGATGCGGGCAAAGCGTTGTTGATAGCGGCCGGCAGCGTCTCCGGTGGGAGCAAATTCTTCGGGCAGCGGTAAAAGTTCGGCCTGATCCAGGTTGAGAATGGCGGGATGCATGAAAACCTCGGTCACGGTGGCTGGAAAGCAAGTCTGCGCTTGCTGGTGGCCAGTATAGGTGGGAGATGTTCGCGGGCAAGTGAGTGGGGATCGGCAGGAGACCGAGTCGCAACAATCGCGAGCAGGCTCGCTCCCACAAGATCAGCGCTGAACCTGTGGGAGCGAGCCTACCCGGTACATTCAATAAAAAATCGGGATGATCAGCCCCGAGCAAACGCCACGGCTTTCTGGAATTGCTCATCGGTCGGCCGCACGCCGGTGTACAGCACGAACTGTTCCAGCGCCTGGATTGCAATCACTTCCAGCCCGGTGATGACTCGTTTGCCTTCAGCACGACCGCGCACGATCAATGGTGTTTCCGAGGGGATCGCCACCACATCGAACACAGTCTCGGCAGCAGCGATGGCTTCAGGGTCAAACGCCAATTGGTCCGCTTCCGGCCCGCCATTCATGCCGATGGGCGTCACGTTGATCAGCATCTGCGGGCGCTGGCCCCCCAGTTCCGCCTGCCATGAGTAACCCAACGATTGCGCCAAAGCACGCCCGGCGCGCTCGTTACGGGCCACGATCAGGCCGTTTTTGTAGCCGCCATCGCGCAAGGCACTGGCCACAGCCTTGGCCATGCCGCCGCTGCCGCGCAGGGCAAAGGTCGATTCCTTGGGAACCTGATGAGTGTCGAGCAATTGCGCAATCGCAATGTAATCGGTGTTGTAGGCCTTGAGGTGACCGTTGGTATTAACAATAGTGTTGATCGATTGAATAGCCTCAGCCGATGCATCCAGCTCATCGACCAACGCAATACAGGCTTCTTTGAATGGCATCGACACGCCGCAACCCCGAATGCCCAAGGCGCGGATGCCGCCAACGGCGCCCGGCAAGTCCTGGCTGCTGAAGGCTTTGTAGTAGAAATTCAGGCCCAATTGTTCGTACAGGTGGTTATGAAACCGCAGGCCGAAATTGCCGGGGCGCCCCGAGAGTGACATGCACAGCTGAGTGTCTCTGTTGGGGTTCATCTGCATTGGAATCTCCTTCAATAGCACTTTCAGATGGACGGGATTAGCCACTCCACCGGTTCTGATTGATCATAAAAGCCAGTCTGCACCTGGCACACAGCCGTAAAGAAGCCGGTACAGACCTTACACAAAATTTACCCAACGGCTGTGCTGATTTTCAAAAAAATGCTGTCTTAGAAGTATCCCCGCGACAACTTGTGTCTATTGCAGACGCGAGCGCCGGGTCGAAGAACCGAGGACTTATCATGATCCGTAAAATCCCCACAGTAGCCTTGCTGATCGGTGCTCTCGCTATCGCGGGGCAGGCAGAAGCAGGTGGTCGTGGTCATGGCGGCTGGGAAGGTCCGGCTGTGTTTGGT is a genomic window containing:
- a CDS encoding YceH family protein; the protein is MSTEQETTSDEPRLNSTEIRILGSLIEKQATSPETYPLTLNALVIACNQKTSREPVMNLSQGQVGQSLRVLEGRGFTRLVMGSRADRWEHRVDKALELVPAQVILTGLLFLRGPQTVNELLTRSGRMHDFEDAEQVMHQLERLIARGLALLIPRQAGQREDRYMHALGDPADIETILAARQNPAERGTSGGVSVERIEELEARIAALEERLARLE
- a CDS encoding cupin domain-containing protein, with the protein product MHPAILNLDQAELLPLPEEFAPTGDAAGRYQQRFARIGQQLGAQKLGYRLYALEPGMRGSPFHNHRVNEEMFYIVAGEGEVRLGAERFPIRAGDVIACPAGGPEAAHQIINTSNGELRYLAVSSQQSPDICEYPDSGKYVVMDDFKVDAQGNASGFVAVARQADGVDYWDGE
- the sstT gene encoding serine/threonine transporter SstT; this encodes MTALSPSLMQRLKRSSLVTQIIIGLIAGIALALLAPELAKSTAFIGKVFVSALKAVAPVLVFVLVMASIANHKHGQETHIRPILFLYLLGTFAAAVVAVVASTLFPSSLVLATQDVAVTAPGGISEVLQSLALSVVDNPVSALMNANFIGILAWAIGMGIAIRHAGATTREVLGDLSNGVTVIVRVVIRFAPLGIFGLVASTLATSGFGALIGYMHLLAVLLGCMLFVALVMNPAIVFWKLRRNPYPLVFTCLRESGITAFFTRSSAANIPVNLELSKRLGLHEDTYSVSIPLGATINMAGAAITITVLTLAAVHTLGIAVDIPTAILLSIVAAICACGASGVAGGSLLLIPLACSLFGIPSEIAMQVVAVGFIIGVLQDSAETALNSSTDVLFTAAACQGEEQKTREAREAQRLA
- a CDS encoding shikimate 5-dehydrogenase, translating into MQMNPNRDTQLCMSLSGRPGNFGLRFHNHLYEQLGLNFYYKAFSSQDLPGAVGGIRALGIRGCGVSMPFKEACIALVDELDASAEAIQSINTIVNTNGHLKAYNTDYIAIAQLLDTHQVPKESTFALRGSGGMAKAVASALRDGGYKNGLIVARNERAGRALAQSLGYSWQAELGGQRPQMLINVTPIGMNGGPEADQLAFDPEAIAAAETVFDVVAIPSETPLIVRGRAEGKRVITGLEVIAIQALEQFVLYTGVRPTDEQFQKAVAFARG
- a CDS encoding DUF1993 domain-containing protein, translated to MTISLYAASVPVFQQMLNALSNNLSKAEAHATAKNIDPNAFLQARLYPDMFPLVRQVQIAVDFAKGVSARLAEVELPKYDDTETTFAELQALIAKVLAFIGEIKPEQIDGKEGIEIVTRPGTPKEKRFTGQAYLLSYGLPQFFFHVTTAYALLRHNGVEVGKRDYMGAF